One stretch of Ananas comosus cultivar F153 linkage group 6, ASM154086v1, whole genome shotgun sequence DNA includes these proteins:
- the LOC109712161 gene encoding uncharacterized protein LOC109712161, producing MEWRMIDGGCTGEAIECVAGSSRAEEWGGGETPQTGDVVEEITIGAAAVMRAPFKGGRGGVEKLLHAAYKRGNACIVPSGPLGRRRYVLRSIHDPNYAVAFVDRSEGECLVLQGSRSSRIAFALSKAQLQDGYVSYPWEKKMKEALPIPESSRFLSMLILPKALDATASRYSSLEDTLARAEAWLLSSQASGVPVVFINVQTEALLTKISGEAASATVNSRSIGDLVNLANASLYGFEDYHGVDIGVVKAVRLWYTAAAGELPVEITLQEGDTRLGFSISRTEEGFIYISSVVEDDQDNETPSTRSGLRDLYREAKSASKLLVISRVSNQKMLPWMASSSGGIRCFDTVSLSKKLSLHRHALQPILIHVLKWERPVELSGPMVLPPSAQVLPPSVLDEIPPILVSSADSEATLERDTAGDASFRFHDFTLPNNWV from the exons ATGGAATGGAGGATGATAGATGGCGGGTGTACG GGGGAGGCGATCGAGTGCGTGGCGGGGAGCTCGAGGGCGGAGGAGTGGGGCGGGGGGGAGACGCCGCAAACGGGGGACGTGGTGGAGGAGATCACGatcggggcggcggcggtgatGAGGGCGCCGTTCAAGGGGGGGAGGGGCGGGGTGGAGAAGCTGCTGCACGCGGCGTACAAGCGCGGGAACGCCTGCATCGTCCCCAGCGGGCCCCTCGGGCGCCGCCGCTACGTGCTCCGATCCATCCACGACCCCAACTACGCCGTCGCCTTCGTCGACCGCTCCGAGGGCGAGTGCCTCGTCCTGCAGG GGTCGAGGAGCTCGAGGATTGCTTTTGCACTGAGCAAGGCTCAGCTGCAGGATGGGTATGTATCATATCCAtgggagaagaagatgaaggaagCACTTCCCATCCCCGAATCGAGCCGCTTCCTCTCCATGCTCATCCTTCCCAAGGCACTCGATGCCACTGCTTCTCGCTACAGCTCACTCGAAGACACACTGGCCCGTGCAGAAGCATGGCTGCTCTCCTCTCAGGCCTCTGGGGTCCCTGTTGTTTTCATCAATGTGCAGACCGAGGCTCTGCTTACCAAG ATATCTGGCGAGGCAGCTTCTGCGACTGTTAATTCACGATCCATAGGTGACCTTGTGAATCTCGCGAATGCTAGCCTCTACGGTTTTGAAGACTACCACGGTGTGGACATTGGAGTGGTTAAGGCAGTTAGGCTTTGGTATACAGCTGCTGCTGGAGAACTGCCCGTCGAGATTACTCTTCAAGAAGGCGACACTAGGCTGGGCTTCTCAATCAGTCGCACTGAGGAG GGGTTCATCTACATATCTTCTGTTGTCGAGGACGACCAAGACAATGAAACCCCTTCCACACGGTCCGGGCTCAGAGATCTATACAGAGAAGCTAAAAGCGCCTCGAAGCTTCTAGTAATCTCAAGAGTTTCTAACCAAAAAATGCTTCCCTGGATGGCTTCCTCCTCGGGTGGCATTCGGTGCTTCGACACAGTTTCCCTCAGCAAAAAACTCTCACTACACCGCCACGCGCTGCAACCAATTCTAATCCATGTGCTCAAGTGGGAGAGGCCGGTTGAGTTGAGTGGTCCGATGGTGCTCCCTCCTTCAGCGCAAGTACTGCCGCCGTCTGTGCTCGATGAAATACCGCCAATCTTGGTTTCGAGTGCAGACTCAGAGGCAACATTAGAGAGGGATACTGCAGGGGATGCGTCCTTTAGGTTTCATGATTTCACCTTGCCGAACAATTGGGTTTGA
- the LOC109711537 gene encoding histone H3.2, whose protein sequence is MARTKQTARKSTGGKAPRKQLATKAARKSAPATGGVKKPHRFRPGTVALREIRKYQKSTELLIRKLPFQRLVREIAQDFKTDLRFQSSAVAALQEAAEAYLVGLFEDTNLCAIHAKRVTIMPKDIQLARRIRGERA, encoded by the coding sequence ATGGCTCGGACGAAGCAGACGGCGCGGAAGTCGACGGGGGGGAAGGCGCCGCGGAAGCAGCTGGCGACGAAGGCGGCGCGGAagtcggcgccggcgacgggGGGGGTGAAGAAGCCGCACCGGTTCCGGCCGGGGACGGTGGCGCTGCGGGAGATCCGCAAGTACCAGAAGAGCACGGAGCTGCTGATCCGGAAGCTGCCCTTCCAGCGCCTCGTGAGGGAGATCGCGCAGGACTTCAAGACGGACCTGCGCTTCCAGAGCTCCGCCGTCGCCGCGCTGCAGGAGGCCGCCGAGGCCTACCTGGTCGGGCTCTTCGAGGACACCAACCTCTGCGCCATCCACGCCAAGCGCGTCACCATCATGCCCAAGGACATCCAGCTCGCCCGCCGCATCCGCGGAGAGCGCGCCTAG